TTCACCGAGCCCGGCGTGATCCTCGTGCGGGACTGACCCGCCCACAGCGAAACGACTGCGCCGCCCGTGATCCACGGGCGGCGCGTCGCGTTCTTCGGTACGACTGGCTGGCTAGGGGAGGGCCTGTCGGGGCCCCGTCTCCTCGATCAGCAGCACCGACTCGGTGCGGGTGATCCCCGGCATGGTGCGGAGCTCGTCGACGAGGAACTTGCGGAGCTCGTCGACGCTGGCGACACGGACGGTCAGGAAACCGTCGTAGGCGCCCATCGTCAGCCCCCAGTGCTCCACGGAGCTCATCGCGTCCAGCGTGGTGCGCAGGTCCTCGAGCTTGGTCTGATCCAGCCCGAACAGGACGAGCGCCGCGACGGGCAGCCCCACCTTGGAGGAGTTGATACGAGCCGTGTAGCCGTGCACGACCCCGCGTTCGTGCAGCTTGCCGATGCGGCCGTGCACGTTCGTGCGCGACACGTGCACTCGGTCGGCCAGGTCAGTCAACGTGATCCTGCCGTCATCACGAAGTATCCGCAGGATCGCCATGTCCACATCATCCATTGGGGTCGGATGCTAGCGGCTGGGTTGCCGTCGGGGGAAGGTCTGTCGGCCAGAGGGGGGTTCTGTGGTCGTTTCGTCCACCGTTGTCGGAGCGGGTCGGGCTCAGCCGATCGGCGCACAGCCGTCGCCGCCGGGCACCGCCGTCAGTGTCTCCGGCAGCAGGTCGGCGGTCTCGGGCAGGGGCTGGGGGCTGCCGTCGTCGTCGATCCGCGCCGGGAGCCACCGGTAGCCCTCCACCCCGTCCTCGCCGAGGGTGACGGTCAGGACCCCGGTGTCCCGTTGCTCGTCCTTCTTGGCGTAGAAGACGAAGTTGCCCACGCTGTAGGCGACGAGCGTGCCGTCGAGGTCGGTGACTCCCTGCAACACGTGTGGATGGTGGCCGACGATCACATCCGCGCCGGCCGCCGCGAACGCCCGCGCCATCGCCAGCTGGTCGCCGTCCGGGCACGTCATGCGTTCCCGCCCCCAGTGGACGGTCACGACAAGGTGATCGGCCATGGTGGCGGCGTCGCGGACCGCGGCGACCGCCCGGTCCAGGTCGTAGACCGACGCCATGCCCGGACGGGTGCTGCGGGCCTCCCACTCGATGATGGGGAAGACCCGGGACAACCCCAGGACCGCGACGGTCCGTCCGCCGACGTCGATGACCTCGGGGGCGTAGGCCGCATCCGCATCCTCGCCGTACCCGACGGCTGCCATACCGGCGTCGGTGACGACGCGGACCGTTTCCTCTGCGCCGTCGTGGCCGTAGTCCAGTCCGTGGTTGTTGGCCAGGTTGACCACGTCGACGCCCGCGTCGGCCAGGGCGTCGGCCAGGCTCGCGTCGGCGCGGAAGGTGTAGGTCTTGTCCGCCGGCGTCCCGATCGTGCCGATCGCGGTCTCGAGGTTGACCACGGCGATGTCGGCTGCTGACAGCCAGTCGGCCACGCCGTCCAGGGGATTGTCGCCCGCCAGGAGGACGTCCTCGATCGGCGGTTCGCCGTGCACGTCGCCGCCGAAGGCGATGGTCACCGGCGGCGCCAGCGGGTTCGGTGTCGGCGTGGCACCCGCAGGGGGGTGCACCGCAGGCATGTCGGCGAGGCTCGGGACGGACGCCTCGTCAACGACCGTGGACGAGCCCTCCTCGGCCACCGCGACGCCCTTCTCGCTGGAGGACGGGTCGCCGAGCGCGAACCCGGCAAGGGCGAACGCCACCACGGCGGAGGTGACGGCCAGCAGGATCCGGCTGGGCAGGTCGAGGGTGCTCATGGCCGTTCCGTCCGTCGGACCGGGTCAACCACGCAGGCGCTGCAGGGCCGGGCCCGCCAGGGGGTGGCCGTCGAGGGTTGCCAGCACACCCGGATCGATGCCGTTGAGGAACGCGGCCAGGTCCTCGCCGTCGGCCGGCCCCAGCCGGGCCGCAGCGTCTGCCCACTCCGCGCCGGCCGCTGAACGCTGCGCGGCGACGGTCGCAGGGTCGGCACGGCCGTCGATGGCGTCGAGGAGCCCGCTGGCCCACGCCATGCCTGCCTCGGGCCCGTCACCCAGCAGGATCTGCTCGTCCAGGATGCGACGGGCCTGGGGGAGTTGAACCGCACCGCCGCCACCGTAGATGGCGGCGTGCACATCGCCGAGGAAGCCCAGCAGCTCGGCACGGTCGGCCACCTCGGCGGCGACCGCGGCCAGGGCGTCGTGGTCGGGATGGTCCACGTAGGCCTGCCCCGGCGTCCCCGGTGCCACCTCCTCCACCCGCAGCTCGGCCACACGGGCCCGCAGCGCCGCCGTGGCCTCGCGGAGCTGCCGGGCACGCACGACGAGGGGAGGGAGGGCGAAGGGGTCCACGTGTGCCGCCGCTGCGTCGGCCACCGCCACCTCCGCGGCGTACAGGCCCAGCACGTCCACGACCGCGTCCTGCGTGGCGATGTCGACCCGCATCGGTGCGCTCGCCCCACCGGCGTCGTCGTCGCCGAACGCCGACGTCACGAGCACGAGCCCCATCAGGACCCCGATGACCACCACACCCTGTCGCACCCACCGCCGGGCCGTGGGCTCCGTCGCCTCGACGGCGTCCTGCATCGGCGGCCGCGACCGACCGGCGTCCTGCCCCTCGTCCGGCAGCACGATCACCTGGCTCGGCCGCGTCCTGCGCGGCCCCCGTCCGGTCCCCATCGCCGGACAAGGATATGGGGTCGGTGTCGCAGCGGCGGCCTGCACCTGTAGCCTTCCCGAGCCGATGACGCCTCGCCAGCACACCCCGACCCGTTCGCCCCTGCGCACGACCCTCAACCCGCGCCTCACCGACGCGCTGGTCGACCGGCTCGTCGACATGTGGGTGGCGGTCACCCACGCGGGCGGCGCCGTCGGGTTCGTCGGACCGGTCACCCACGACGAGGTCGCGACCGGGGTCGCCGGCTTCTGGGACCGCGTCATCGACGGCGTCGTCGACCTCGTCATCGCCGAGGACGACGAGCAGGTCGTGGGCTTCGGGTTCCTGGTGCCGGCCGAGGACCCCGCCGTCACCGGGCACCGCGCCGAGGTCCAGAAGCTGATGCGCGACCCGCAGGCTGCTGGTCGAGGCGTCGGCGCGACCGTCCTGGCCGCGCTGGAGGACCGCGCCGTCGAACGGAACGTGTCGCTGGTCACCCTCACCGTCCGGGGCGGCACCGGCCGCGAGGCCTACTACGCCCGGCACGGCTACCGACAGGTCGCGTCCCTGCCGGACTGGGTGCGGATCGAGGGACGGCCGACGGACCTGCTGGTGATGGCCAAGTCAGTGGGCACGGGTCCACCCGACACCGTGCAGCCCGCCGACCGCACCGCTCCCGAGGAGGAGACCCCGACCGTGCCCCGCCCCGACGACCTCCGCCTGGAGGTGAAGCGACTCGACACCGACCTGCCGCTGCCGGCCTACGCCCGCCCCGGCGACGCCGGCCTCGACCTGTTCGCCCGCGAGGACAAGGTCCTGCCACCCGGCACCCGCTGCCTGATGCCCACCGGCCTTGCCGTCGCCATCCCCGACGGCTGGGTCGGGCTGGTCCACCCACGCTCGGGACTGGCCGTGCGCCAGGGCCTGTCCATCGTCAACAGCCCCGGCACGATCGACGCCGGCTACCGCGGCGAGCTGATGGTCCCGCTGATCAACCTCGACCCCTCGGTCACGATCCGCCTGACCCGCGGGGAACGCATCGCCCAGCTGCTGCTCCAGCGGGTCGGCCACGCCCAGCTGATCGAGGTCGACGAGCTGCCCGACGGCGTGCGTGGCGGCGACGGGTTCGGCTCAACCGGACGCTGACAGACCGCGGTCCCTTCGTCGGGCTCGTGACGGATCACGAGCAGGTTGGGAGGGCGTCCAGCAGGAAGCCGGCCGTCGACGGTCGAACTGGACGGCATGAGCCGCCATGTCGTCCCTCGCCTGTTCCCGACCGCCACCGCCGCGCTGCTGACCGTGCTCGCGTTGCTGGCCGCGGTCGTCCCCTCCACCGCGTCCTCCCGCCTCGAGCTGCCGCAGGGCCTGGAGACCATCCCGATCGTGATCGAGGGCGCGGAGCTGGCCGGCTGGGCCGTCCCCGCCAACGTCGCCGCCCACCCGGGCGGGGCGAACGGCGCCCAGTGCCTCGGTGCCAGCAGCGGCGTGCCGGGTGCCGACCCGGAAACGTGCACGCACAACACCTTCGAGGACCCCACCGTCGCCACGGGGGCGGTCACGCCCGCCGGGCCCGCCATCGAGTCGTTGACCGGCTGGCGCTGGACCGAGGCGGAGGGATGGGTGCAGATCCCCTTCCAGGTCGACGAGATGGACGTGCGGTTCCTGTCCAACAACAACTCGGGCTTCGCGGCGTACTCCGAAACCGACCAGCACACCACGTACGTGTTCGACCGGGAGGGCTTCCGCTTCATGGGCGAGCACCCCGACGACCCGTGCCTGGCGGTCCCCACCGACGGCCAGACGACGTTCACGCCCGACACCGTGCCGGGCCTGGACACCGACGACGAGCTGGTCTTCATGGCCCGCGACGCCGGTGAGCGTGCCCCGAGCCAGGGTGGGCTGCCCGAGGGCATCACCGACGCACGGGAGATCAGCGTGCTCGACCCGGCGACCGGCCTCGTCGTCGGCTACGCCTACGTGATGATGGGCGAGGTCGAGGCGGCCTTCGACAGCGACAACGGCTACGTCCGCTACGAGCGGGACGACGACGCCGATGTATACGAGTTCTCCGAGTCCTCCTACGACAACTACGGCGCCGCACCCGAGGGCGCGTGGACCAACAGCGAGGGGACCTGCGTCACCGACGACCCCCGCCAGCGTCGCCCCCGTGACGGCGCCACCGTCCGCACCGCTCGGTACCAGTACCGCTACGACGGCCGCTGGCTGATGACGGACTGGCGCGTCTCCGCCGGTGACGACTGGACCTACGGCCCCGACCTGGTCGACCAGTGGAAGGCCCGTGCGTTCCAGCAGCGTCCGGGTGGCGAGACGCCGTGCTGTGGGTACGAGGAGGAGGAGAACAACTGGGGCGGGTCCTCGATCCTGATGGGGGAGCGGGTCGGTCCCGTCCGTGCCATCCGCGAGACCTGGGGGGCGGACTCGGGGACCAACGTCGTGCGGCGCGAGTTCTTCTACGCCGAGGAGATGCGCCAGCGGAACTTCCTGCGCGTCCACGTCATCACCCCCATCGACGGCATCTACACGCAGTGGGACTACAACGCCGGTGCGGTCGAGACCTACTACAACCCGCAGGTCCCCGACGGCGTGCCGATCGACGGCGTCAACGACGACGCGCTGGGCAACAGCCGCATGTACGTCGGCCAGGACGGCATCCTCGTGCAGGACGAGGGCCTGGAGGAGTTCGGCGTGGAGTCCGGCGAGATCCGTGTCGGTTCGCCCCGCGGGCCGACCGGTGGGTGCGCGCCCGACGGTGGGTGCGTCAACAACGACGTGGACACCACCGACCCCCGGTTCTCCGGTGTCAACCAGATGCTGCAGTGGGAGCAGATCACCGGCCCCAACGGGACGCTGGTCAGCCGGTTCCACGCCGAGGACGTCACCCCGGCCGGGTCGCCCTACGCCGTTGTGGCCATGCCGTACTACCGCGACGACGCCACGTTCGACGACGGCACCGGGTCCAACCCCGGGCCGCACCTGCACCGGCGAGGGCTGGACGAGGGGAGTGGGGACCCGCGCTGGGAGACCTGGACGTTCACCCACGAGGACGGCACCACCGAGCAGCGCCCCCGTGAGCACTGGGCCGGTCAGGTCGAGGACGTCAACACCGCCCGCTTCTACCAGGGGTCGATCGGCACCCATGGCCTGCACCTGCTGTTCATCGCCGACTCCGACAACGCCCACACCACGTTGCCGCTGAGCGAGATCGTGGCCGAGCAGCGCATGGTGGTCCTGCCGGGTGGGGTGGGCAACGTCGGCGACGCCTACGCCGGGTCCCCGGAGGAGCAGCTGGAGGCGCTCGTGGCGCCCCGTCGGCCCTTGTAGACGGCGCCCCCGGTCCGACCGGCCGGGGTCGGAACCACGGTCACGAGATTTCTCCGAGAAAGACCATGTCGTGGTTTGCAGACCCCGGGAGGTCGAGGCATACTCACCAGTCCACGCGGACGTGGCTCAGTTGGTAGAGCACCACCTTGCCAAGGTGGGGGTCGCGAGTTCGAATCTCGTCGTCCGCTCGAGACCTGCTCCAGTTATTGGAACATGGTCCAACCCCTGCGAAAGCCCCCAAATCTTGGGGGCTTTCGTGGTTTTCGAGGTGGTGTCAGCGAGTCATGGTGGCTTCGATTGGCTCACGTGGCTGTGGATCCCCCCTCCGCGATCTCCACGGGGACGGCGTGGTGGCTGGTTCTCCCGGTTGCCAATCTCCACGTCAGGACGGCGTTATCGGCCTGTCGTCCGAGCTGTCCTCAGCTGGCGGCCAACACCCTCCGGCACCGAAGGAGGTGGCGTGCCATCGCGTCGGCCAGCTTCTCAGCGGCCACGCCGTTGACGGTCCCGGGCAGCGCGTCGACCACCTCGACCAGCGCACCCCCGACCCGGTCGACGAGGGCGTCGACCCGATCGACGACCACCGTGGGGGAGAGGTCGAAGTCGGCGCCGACCGCCGCCAAGTGGTGACGGCGGACCTTGTGCATGCGGTAGTAGCCGATCTTGAGCGACAGCTTCATCTCACGCCAGTGGTAGTAGGGGGCGGCCGAGGCCATGTCGTAGGCCGGCGCCAGCGCGACGTCACCACGGTCGAGCAGGACCGACACGTTCTTGGCATGCAGGTCGGTTGCAGCCAGCAGCCAGCTGCACACGGCCAGGTCGAACAGCCGTGGCAGGTCCTGGCCCGCTCCTGAACGGCGCAGGACCGCAGCAACGTCGGCCCATGACGGCCCACCGTCGTTCTGGTACTTCCGCTCCGGGTGGACACCCAGTGCTTGGCACAGATCCTCCTGATGGACCCTCCGTGCGGCCCCGTCGACGACGAACCGGTCGTAGCGGGTGGACACCAGCGTCGGGATCCCACCGAAGTCGACGATGCGGCTGTTCGCGGTCGGCAAGCCGACCTTCGCCAGCACCTGCAGGATCACGTGCTCGTTGAGGGCGAAGTCGGTCAGCCGACCCGACTGCGGCTTGAGGATGTGGGTCGTGGCCGCGGCCCCCAACGGGCGCGCCCAACCACGGTCGGCGTCGTGGGCCAGCGCCATCTTCGGTTGGGTGCCGGCGAGGGAGAAGTAGCCCGAATCGGCCAGCTTCGCCGGCGTGTTGGTGGTGTCGGCCGCGAGGATGTCCCCCAGGGCCGTTGCGACGTCGGTATCGGACATCCACTGCAGCTGGCCGACCGTGGACGGGGGTGTGTCGTCAGGGGTGAACTGGACGGCTCCCGCACAGTCCAACCCGATGCGGGTGGAGAGCAGTGCGAACGGGTGTGTGGCCACCTGCATGGTCCTTGCCCAGCGGGCGAGGGTCCGGTCGTTGTCGGGCAGCAGGCCGTGCAGCCACGGGCTGATCCGGTCGTGTGGGTGGGTCGGCCGGGTCAGCGGCATCGACAGCGACAGCGGCGTGGCGTCGTCGTCGAGCCGCCAGTCCGGGTCGTAGACCAGCTCGAGGGTGCCGGCGGTGCGGGTCAGGGTCGCGGCGTGCCGCCCCGACACCCACACGTGGAGGCTGCCGGTGTTCACCGGGAGGTGCGGCCGGACCGCTGGCCGAGGAGCTCCCGCCAGTCGCCGTCCTCGTCGTCGACGCCACCGAGCTCATCATCCTCATCGAGCTCATCATCATCGAGCTCGTCATCGACGTCACGACTGCCCCACAGGCTGCCCCCATCGGCTGCTGTGGTGGCAAGCCCGGAGCCGGTGCGGGCCAGGAGGGCGTCCAGCAGCCCCCGACCGGACAAGTGCTCGTCGTGGGAACGGGGCCGCGCGGACAGGTCGAGGTCGAGCGCACCGAGCAGCGCCAGGACCGTGGACAGGGTCGGATCCGACCTGCCGGCCTCGATGTGGGACACCCAGGCACGCGAACGGTCGGCGGCGCCGGCGAGGTCGGCCTGGGTCCACCCGAGCTCGGCTCGGCGACCGGCGATCAGCAGGCCGAATGCCTTCGCGTCAGTGATACGCATCGTTGACTCCGTTGTGTGGGCCACCACACATTCCGGGGGGGATGTGTGCTCCACTTTACACTGTGCCGAAAAGGTGTGCTCGACCACACATTGCCGTTTCAGGTGTGGCATGGCACACATTTGCCCTGGGCTCGAGACCGGTCAGCGGTGGGGCGACTCCAGCCGACGGTCGGTGTCGGCCAGCCAGCGGGCAAGTGGCGTGTCGCCGGCCGCACCGCGGCGGCCCCAGTCGTAGACCACCGCCGCGCCGGCCGCCCGGTCGTGGAGCGTCCGACGGTGGGGGCCGAGCAGCATCACGGCGAAGCCGCCGAGGAACACCAGCGACAGCGGAAGCACAGCGGTCCAGGCCACCACCCGTCCGAGCCCCAGCGGTTCACCGTCGCGGCGCAGCAGCCGGATGCCGACCAAGCCCATCCCCGCCGTGCGACCGCCAACCGTCAGCGTTGACACCCAGTAGGTGGCCATCCAGCCGAGCAGCCCGGCGAACCACAGCGCCCCGGGTGTCCCGCCCCCGCCGATGTCCAGCCCGAGCACGCCGTTGAGGACCCAGCCGACCGCCGCGGTGAAGGCGGTGTAGAGGCCGGTCGACAGGGTCAGGTCGGCGCCGACGGCGAGCAGTCTCGACAGGAGTCCGGCATAGCGACCAGCCATCTCCGCGGGGACGCCGACCTCGTCGAGGCGCAGGACGGGGTCGTCGGTGCCGCTGACCAGCGCGGCGGGGCCCGCCGGCATTCGGTCGTGTGACCGGCCGGTCAGCCGGTACAGCAGCCGCATCAGCACCAGGTCCACCGCCACGACCTGACGGCGCACGCCGTCAATCGCCGTGCCTGCCACTCGCCCGGTGGACTCCGCCACCACGTCGGCGATCCCGGCCCGCTGGACGAGGGCCTGTACGTCGACCCGCTCGAGCAGGCGGTCGGCGTCCACCCGGTCCAGCAGGCGATCGGCGTCCACCCGGTCCAGCAGGCGGTTGACGTCCACCCGGTCCAGCAGCAGGTTGACGTCGACGTGGTCCAGCAGGCGGTCGACGTCCACCCGGTCCAGCAGGGCGTTGACGTCGACCCGTGCGAGATGGCCGTCCAGGTCAACCTCTGCGACCGCAGCGTTCAGGTCCACGCCTCGCACGGCTGCGTCGGCCAGCAGCCCGGCCAGGTCACCGATCCGACGGGATCCTCGGGGGTGGTGACGGGGATCGCTCATGGAGTCGTTCTACCGCACGGACACGTCCCGGCGGGCCCACGGGGTCAGGTGGGGCCGGCGTCGAGACAGGTGCATCGTCGGTGCCCCATCCGGGTAGACCCCTCCAGCACCCAACGTCCCGCACCCGAGAGGAGCATCCACAATGCCGACCGACGAGGAAGACCTGCCGGGGACAATCGAACGCTCGCCCGCCAAGGCGCAGCGGACCTACCGCAAGACGTTGGACAGCGCCCACGAGCAGTACGACAGCGAGGAGCAGGCGCATCGTGTCGCCTACGGGGCGCTCAAGCACTCGTTCGAGAAGGTGGGCGACCACTGGGAACCGAAGGACGAGAAGGGTCCGTCGGACGAGCGCGCCGCACGGGGTGGCCCTGACACCCGCGGTGAGACCGCAGGAGGGGTTGACGTACGCGGGCACACCCGGGACGAACTCTATGAACGTGCCAAGGCGCTCGGCATCGACGGACGGTCGTCGATGACCAAGATCGAGCTGGGACAGGCCATCGCCCGGGCACAGGACTGACCGAGGATCCGGCCGTCCCGGTGAGGGGATCGGGACTCCTCAGAACCGAGGGCCACGACGCAGCCGGATGGGTCCCTTCACGCCGCTGCGGGTCGTCAGGTCGTCGTCGCCCTGCGTGGCCCGGAGGAGGCCGTCGTCGACCATCGCCCACAGGTGCGACCGGACCGCGGCCATGTGGTCGCGCCACCGCTCGCCGCCCACGATCCGGGCGACATCGCTCGGGCAGATGGACGACGCGGGGTCCCGGCTGCGAAGGAGCGCCACCGCTGCTGACGCCGACCGCGCGGCGAGTGACTCGTCGGTGACCGGGTCCCACCAGGGTCGGCCACGTTCGCCCAGCGCGACCTTGGTGTCCTGAACCCGATCGCGAGCGTTCTGCACCGCTTCCTCGCCATCGGCATCCCTGATGGCCCGCCGTGCGGCCATCAGCTCATTGACCAGCTCCTGCCGAAGCGTCTCGGGAATCGAGGGGTCGGTAGCCCGCCAGCGACGGCCGTTGACGACGATGTGGTGACCGTCGGCGGTGACCGGCGGCCCGTTCCCGTCACTCACCGGCGACAAGCGCCCGCGCGCGGCGGCCTCACCGCTGACGGGAGGTCGTGGCCATGCGGTCGGCGGTCGTGCGCATCCGGCGCGAGATCTGTTCGGCGTTGTCAGCAAGGCCGAAGGCGGCCGAACCAACGGTGCGCAGGATCGTGGCGAGCATCAGTACCTTCCTGGGGAGAGAGATGGTTGGACGGGGCGGGAGAGTGATGCCCCGCCGGGTCACGGTCGACACCTGTGCTCGGCGGGTACGGTCCCGCCGATGACCGACTCGACCATCCTGTTCGCCCAGCAACTCGACGACGGCCGCCAGTTCCGGACAACCGCGAACGGTGGTTTCGAGGGCCTGGAGATCCGCAACGAACGGACCGGCGCTGACGGTGACGTGACCGCCTGGGGGCGCCGCTACGACCCTGCTGGGGTGGCGGGCATCGTGGCGCTGCTCGGTGGCAACGCCGACGACCTCGACGACCCGGTGGGGTTCCTCCATCGGTTGGCCGCCGCCGGTGACCTGCCCGCAGACCAGCCCCTTGACGGCTGGCTGGCCGAGCACGGCGTCGGTGGTGACCCGCTCGACGTCGGCGGCACATAGGATGCGCCGATGTCTCCAGCGACACCAGAGGTCCTGAACACGGTGACGCCGACCGCGGATCCGGACACCACGCAGTCCCACGACGAGGCCGCTCGTGGACGGCTGGTCCGCCGGATCGTGCTCGGATGCTTCACGGTGTTCGTCGCGTTGGGCCTGATGGGCGTGTTCGGGTACCGACAGGGCACCACCACGAGCGAGGCCCATGGTCTCCGCGTGGAGGTCGAGCATCCTGCGGTCACTCGCGGTGGCCTCCCGGCCTCGTGGCAGCTGCTGATCACGACCACCGACGGCACACCGCTGCCCGGTGTCGTGGAGGTCGACTCCGACCCCCGCTGGTTCGCGCTGTTCGACGTCAACGGGATCGAGCCCTCCCCGGTGGAATCCGACCAGGACGAGGACCACCTGATCTGGCGATTCGACACCTTCGGGAGGGACCAGCTCGTGGTCTCCCTCGACGTCCGCACACAGCCCGACGCGCGTTGGGGGCGGGACGGCCGCACCACCGTCCGGGTCGGCGACGAACCACCGGTCGAGGTCACCTACCGAACGTGGGTGAGTCCCTGATGGAGATCGTCATCCGGGCCACCGTGGTGTTCTGGCTGCTGTGGACGTTGCTGCGAGCGGCCGGCAAGCGAGAGCTCGCGGAGATGACGCCCTTCGAGCTGATCGTCCTCGTCGTCATGGGGGACCTGATCCAGCAGGGCGTGACGCAGGAGGACATGTCGCTGACCGGGGCAGCGCTGGCCGTGACGACGATGATGCTGTGGGCCACGCTGCTGAGCTACCTCGGGTTTCGCAGCGCCCGAGTTGGGCGGCTGCTGGAGTCCACACCGGCCATCGTGATCGTGGACGGCAGGTTCGACGACAGGATGCTCGACCTGCACCGGTTGACCGAGGAAGACGTCCTGGACGAAGCCCGCAACGCCGGCATCGCCACGGTGGAGCAGGTGCGATTCGGGGTCCTCGAAGCCGACGGCAAGCTGTCCTTCATCCGCCGGGACGATCAGGCGGTCACCGAGACGCAGCCACCGGACCCTGCCTGAGCCATGTCAGTCCCGGCCGGTCAGCCGACCGCCGTCGACGACCCACCCGCAGCACAACGACAGAGCGAATCTGTCACAACCCCGCGGCCTCACCCGTCGGATGTGGTGACCACACCACCTGCCACAGGGAGGACAACGACATGAAGGTGTTCATCGCAGGCGCCACGGGCGGTCTGGGTCGGCTGGCCGTCACGCGGCTGACCGCCGCAGGTCACGACGTCACGGGCATCGCCCGCACCGACCGGAGCGCGGCGTTGCTGGACCGGCTGGGTGCAACCCCTGCCCGGCTCGACCTGTTCGACGACACCGCCGTCACCTCGGCCGTCGCCGGGCACGAGGTGGTGATGAACCTCGCCACGAGGATCCCCACCGGCGGATCGGCCGCCACCAGGAAGGGCTGGGTCGAGAACGAACGGCTCCGTCGGGACGGGTCGCGCATCCTTGTCGACGCGGCGCTGGCCGGCGGTGCCACCCGCTTCGTGCAGGAGTCCATCTGCTTCTCCTACGCCGACCACGGAGCGGACTGGATCACCGAGGACGCCGCGCTCGAACCGCTGTCCCTGAACGCCGCCATGGTCGACGCCGAGGACAGCGCGGCGCGGTTCACCGCTGCGGGCGGCAACGGTGTCGTCCTGCGGTTCGGCCAGTTCGTGCAGCCCGAGTCGCCCATGACCCAGGCGTTGCTGGACGGCGCCGCCAAGGGACGGGTTCCCCTCGTCGGCCGACCCGACGCCTACCAGAGCATGGTCGACGTGGGCGATGCGGCCGCGGGCGTGGTGGCCGCACTCGACGCCCCCGCCGGCACCTACAACGTCTGCGAAGAACGGCCGGCCACGCGTGCCGAACACCTCGCTGCGCTCGAGGCCGTCGTCGGCCACCGGGTCAGGATGTTGCCCAGGGCCGCCGCGATGGTGCCCGTCATGGCGTTCATCGCCAGGTCCCAGCGGGTGTCCAGCCACCGCTTCGTGGAGGCCACGGGCTGGCGGCCGACCGTCCCTGCCGTGGTCGACGCCTGGCCGGCCGTGGCCCGAGCGATCGCAGCCAGCTGACCGCCACCGCAGCCGGTTCGTCCGCACCCCCTCGACCTGCGTAGCGTGGAGGCATGAGCTACGACTTCACCGGCAAGATCGCCGTCGTCACCGGAG
The nucleotide sequence above comes from Euzebya pacifica. Encoded proteins:
- a CDS encoding NAD-dependent epimerase/dehydratase family protein; its protein translation is MKVFIAGATGGLGRLAVTRLTAAGHDVTGIARTDRSAALLDRLGATPARLDLFDDTAVTSAVAGHEVVMNLATRIPTGGSAATRKGWVENERLRRDGSRILVDAALAGGATRFVQESICFSYADHGADWITEDAALEPLSLNAAMVDAEDSAARFTAAGGNGVVLRFGQFVQPESPMTQALLDGAAKGRVPLVGRPDAYQSMVDVGDAAAGVVAALDAPAGTYNVCEERPATRAEHLAALEAVVGHRVRMLPRAAAMVPVMAFIARSQRVSSHRFVEATGWRPTVPAVVDAWPAVARAIAAS